A region of the Candidatus Zixiibacteriota bacterium genome:
TTTGGTCCAGCGAAAGACGGTCGGTTTCCGGTTATAGTCTCTGATATAGTCGTTGATGGCGGTGATTAGTTGTTTGACCGAGGTAAAGGTTCCACGGCGGATGCGCTTCTGCGTGATTTGCGAGAACCAACTTTCCACCAGATTGAGCCAGGAGCTTCCCGTAGGGGTGAAGTGCAA
Encoded here:
- a CDS encoding IS3 family transposase, which codes for LHFTPTGSSWLNLVESWFSQITQKRIRRGTFTSVKQLITAINDYIRDYNRKPTVFRWTKDANMILRKIDRCKEALGTPH